The Mugil cephalus isolate CIBA_MC_2020 chromosome 11, CIBA_Mcephalus_1.1, whole genome shotgun sequence genome includes a window with the following:
- the LOC125015766 gene encoding uncharacterized protein LOC125015766 — protein sequence MELREVYPQLPVISQEGNYHIKNEAEQVIEVGKAETTIRMYPSTKSKKKTTRLETGGRLRIKRMDFGEVEYQSDEEEARGGYDPAVRRLLARAERRGGTTGRRRELRDESEVEGESGSENKIENEDSDEESESPTLLKFAKIKTAYREEERRQILREVEENIDRCCRCLDKCTTPKGRKALEDQLQELQIQKKKGRKTGSQKQDKEYELRSRKEKKPGKMCPVIIRGQNLEYKPWQSTDMSDILEKLPTLQDGAHPWISKLEEIMVGTQAAVGDIKRLLANILGVPAMGEILQRAGLNRYVETAVNDSELFAANRGRVWRALKDTFPTNIHPDNILIEPLGQEENPRAYVSRAYQVWRNVTGNDPEESQMEQSILRVKIQKGLPLPVRSKLAEVVGLGNMAKGVYTDHVAHQVDLYRKKEYDQKEQGNFRGNFRGNARGGFRGQQLIIRGPANPYRGPEQGF from the exons atggagctcagggaagtttatcctcagcttccggtaattagtcaagagggcaattaccacattaagaatgaggctgagcaggttatagaagtggggaaagcagagacaactattaggatgtatccaagtacaaaaagtaaaaagaaaacgacaCGTTTGGAGACCGGAGGACGATTGAGAATTAAAAGGATGGATTTTGGAGAAGTGGAGTatcagagtgatgaagaagaagccaggGGAGGATATGATCCAGCGGTCAGACGACTACTGGCCAgagcggaaagaagaggaggtacaacaggaagaagaagggaactgagagatgaaagtgaagttgaaggtgaaagtggaagtgaaaataAGATTGAGAATGAGGATAGTGATGAAGAAAGTGAGAGTCCTACTCTTTTGAAGTTTGCTAAGATAAAAACTgcttatagagaagaagaaagacgacagattttaagagaagttgAAGAGAATATAGATCGATGCTGTAGATGTCTGGACAAATGCACTAcaccaaaaggaaggaaggcattagaagaccaattacaagaactgcagattcagaagaaaaaagggCGGAAAACAGGTTCCCAAAAACAGGACAAGGAATATGAACTGCGttcaaggaaagagaagaagcctgGTAAGATGTGTCCAGTTATCATAAGAGGTCAGAATTTGGAGTATAAACCTTGGCAGAGTACTGACATGTCAGATATACTTGAGAAGTTACCTACTCTTCAAGATGGAGCACACCCTTGGATCTCAAAGTTGGAAGAGATCATGGTGGGGACGCAAGCTGCAGTAGGAGACATTAAGAGATTGCTGGCTAATATACTTGGGGTTCCAGCCATGGGGGAGATTTTGCAGAGAGCTGGATTAAACCGTTATGTggaaactgctgtaaatgattcagagcTGTTTGCAGCAAATAGAGGTCGAGTGTGGAGAGCATTGAAAGATACATTTCCGACAAATATACACCCCGACAACATTCTCATTGAGCCactgggacaggaagaaaatccgAGAGCCTATGTGTCAAGAGCCTATCAAGtgtggagaaatgtcacaggaaacGATCCAGAGGAGAGCCAAATGGAGCAATCAATTTTGCGAGTCAAGATACAGAAGGGGCTACCTCTACCAGTGCGGAGCAAATTGGCAGAAGTGGTTGGTCTTGGAAATATGGCGAAGGGTGTATATACAGACCATGTAGCACATCAAGTGGACCTGTATAGAAAGAAGGAGTATGATCAGAAGGAACAAG GAAATTTCAGAGGAAACTTCAGGGGAAATGCAAGAGGAGGATTCAGAGGTCAGCAATTGATAATCCGGGGACCGGCGAACCCTTATAGGGGTCCAGAGCAAGGATTTTAG
- the ankmy2a gene encoding ankyrin repeat and MYND domain-containing protein 2a: MSAPKKGDLSSSEKELFEVITAGNVQEASRLLGCRDVRVNCLDEYGMTPLMHAAYKGKADMCKLLLQHGADVNCNEHEHGYTALMFAGLSGKTDITWMMLDAGAETDVVNSVGRTAAQMAAFVGQHDCVTVINNFFSRACLDYYTKPQGLEKEPKLPPKLAGPLHKVIMSTNLNPVKMVMLVKENPLLAEVEALDKCRRVMELICEKCIKQQDMNEVLAMKMHYISCVLGKCASFLKDREDQLDGLIKSLLKGRDSDGFPVYLEKFIRECIRKFPYCDATLLQQLVRSIAPVEIGNDPTALSVLTQAITGQVGFMDAEFCTSCGEKGAEKRCSICKMVIYCGQACQKMHWFTHKKVCKKLQEQREKQEAETAKLRMQRSKEQSKAVEEATDSMQELSVDTNSEVAASGSAAETSGSTSVTAADN, translated from the exons ATGTCTGCTCCGAAGAAAGGAGACTTGTCTTCAAGCGAAAAGGAGTTGTTTGAGGTTATCACTGCAG GAAATGTTCAGGAGGCCTCAAGGCTGCTGGGTTGTAGAGATGTCCGAGTCAACTGTTTGGATGAG TATGGGATGACTCCTCTCATGCACGCCGCTTACAAAGGAAAAGCAGACATGTGCAAACTGCTACTGCAGCATGGAGCAGATGTCAACTGCAATGAGCATGAGCATGGATACACAGCACTGATGTTTGCTGGCCTGTCAG gaaAGACTGACATTACATGGATGATGTTGGATGCAGGGGCGGAAACGGATGTGGTCAACTCTGTAGGAAGGACCGCCGCACAGATGGCAGCTTTTGTAG GGCAGCATGACTGTGTCACAGTGATCAACAACTTCTTCTCCCGTGCGTGCCTGGATTATTACACGAAACCTCAGGGTTTGGAGAAAGAGCCGAAGCTGCCACCCAAACTGGCCGGGCCCCTCCACAAAGTCATCATGAGCACCAACCTGAACCCTGTaaag ATGGTGATGCTGGTGAAGGAGAACCCCTTACTGGCGGAGGTGGAAGCTCTGGATAAATGCCGCCGAGTGATGGAACTCATCTGTGAGAAGTGCATAAAGCAGCAAGACATGAATGAGGTGCTGGCCATGAAGATGCACTACATCAGCTGCGTGTTAGGAAAATGCGCCTCTTTCCTCAAGGACCGTGAAGACCAGCTGGACGGCCTCATAAAGAG TTTGCTGAAGGGTCGGGACAGTGATGGTTTCCCTGTGTATCTGGAGAAGTTTATCAGAGAGTGCATCCGCAAGTTCCCTTATTGTGATGCAACTTTATTGCAGCAGCTGGTGCGGAGCATTGCTCCTGTGGAGATT GGCAATGACCCCACAGCTCTGTCAGTGCTGACTCAGGCCATCACAGGGCAGGTGGGATTCATGGACGCAGAATTCTGCACCTCGTGTGGAGAGAAAGGAGCCGAAAAGAGATGCTCAATCTGTAAAATG GTGATTTACTGTGGCCAAGCTTGCCAAAAGATGCACTGGTTCACCCATAAGAAAGTTTGTAAGAAGCTCCAAGAGCAGAGGGAGAAGCAAGAAGCAGAAACAGCCAAACTGAGGATGCAGCGGAGCAAAG AACAGAGTAAAGCAGTGGAGGAAGCCACAGACTCCATGCAAGAGCTCTCAGTGGACACCAACAGTGAGGTCGCTGCCTCAggctctgcagcagaaacatcaGGCTCCACTTCAGTCACAGCTGCTGACAACTGA
- the sostdc1a gene encoding sclerostin domain-containing protein 1a, with the protein MHLNAHESCHCLFLFCILLRSCQAFKNDATELLFSQANAPVQEVQSNVSLNRARTGGRGAGGSGAANDRHEQSQVGCRELRSTKYISDGHCTSINSIKELVCAGECLPAQMLENWIGGANGRKFWGRRGRNQDWRCVNDKTRTQRIQLQCQDGSTRTYKITVVTSCKCKRYSRQHNESGNKFEEPVVSPPQLLHKHKSKSKRRPGKNRLSENWHETEP; encoded by the exons ATGCACCTCAACGCGCACGAGTCGTGCCATTGCCTCTTCTTGTTTTGCATCCTCCTGAGGAGTTGCCAAGCATTCAAGAACGACGCCACTGAGCTCCTGTTCTCACAAGCGAACGCACCAGTGCAGGAGGTTCAGAGCAACGTGTCTCTGAACCGCGCACGGACAGGcgggagaggagcaggaggcagcGGTGCGGCGAATGACAGACACG AACAAAGTCAGGTTGGATGCAGAGAGCTGAGATCCACTAAGTATATCTCTGATGGCCACTGCACCAGCATCAACTCCATCAAGGAGCTGGTTTGTGCGGGCGAGTGTCTCCCAGCTCAGATGCTTGAAAACTGGATCGGTGGAGCCAATGGCAGGAAGTTCTGGGGTCGCCGGGGCAGAAACCAGGACTGGCGGTGTGTCAACGACAAGACACGCACCCAGCGCATCCAGCTTCAGTGCCAGGACGGCAGCACGAGAACTTACAAAATCACCGTGGTCACCTCCTGCAAGTGCAAGAGGTACTCGAGGCAGCATAATGAGTCAGGTAACAAGTTCGAGGAGCCGGTTGTGTCGCCGCCACAGCTGCTGCACAAGCACAAATCCAAGAGCAAAAGGAGGCCGGGGAAGAACCGACTGAGTGAGAACTGGCACGAAACTGAACCCTGA